A segment of the Chryseobacterium scophthalmum genome:
AATAACTTTTATGGCATGAGTCAACAAATAAAATGAAACTGACATTGCCACGACAAAAACTATCGTCTGTAAAGGTTTTGTAAATCCTTCAGATGCCTTTAAAAAAGATGTTGCAACAGATTCGAAAAGTATTGCAAATGCTAAAAATATATAGTTTTTCATAAGTAGATTTTTAATTAATGTTGTTTTAATAAATCATTTAAGCCATATTTATCAAAAAGTATTTTTCCGATTTCGAGTTTAGACCAGCCTTCTTTTAGCTTGTACGTAAATGTTAACTCATTATCTGTAAGATAAGATTCCAGATTTAGCAACATAATATTTTTATTATTGACTAAATAATTTTCTATCAAATTTAAATGAGTTGAGAAAACAAACATTGAGTTTTTATATTTAGATAGGCCATCAATCGTGTCAACCGTTATTTTTGCGGCATCATTAATATTGGTTCCATTAAATATTTCATCAAAAACAACGAAGCAGTTTTTGGTCTTTAGTTCTTGGAGTACATTTTTTATTCCTTTTGCAATGCTTGAATAAACATCAAACATGTAGAAGAAATTCCAGAATGATACAAAGTTTCATTATTATTGGTTTGGTTGAAAAACTCTCTGTACATAATTTTTGTCAACAGATTATAATTGTCAGTGTTAACCTCACCCAAAAACTTTTGAATCGATGAAACGATATTTTCACTACTCTTATAACCATTAATAAGCTGGAAGTTTTCTAAAAACATCTTTAGCTTTTGCTGCGTGTATAAAGTTTGGTTTTTATTAAAATTTTTTTGACTGAAAAATGATGCTAAATACTGTTTAGATTTTCTGGTTTGGGTAAAATTAAAATGCGATATTATTTCAGAAATATTCTCCATAATTCATTTGTGTTGATCAATTTAATCTGTTATTTTTAGAAATTTATCACTATTTTCCCGACCGTTCTGCCCTTTTCCAATTCTTCATGAGCATTAGACATTTCATCAAGATGATACGCCTTATAAATATGAGGTCTTGTAAAGCCTTTTTCTAAGAGTTCGGCGAGCTTTTTCATATCATTTCCATCAGATTGAACCATCATTTTAAATCCTTTTCCTTTTACAGAAGCAGCTTTTTCTTCTATATCATCATTCAAACCGCTAGGAATGCTAATGATGATTCCACCTTCTTTTAAAACTTTTACAGAATGATCAATATTTTCGCCACCGATTGTATCTAAAATAAAATCAAACTTTTCTTCAGAATTTTCCCAGTCATAATTTTTATAATCGATATGCTGATCAGCTCCGAGACTCAAAACAAATTCTCTGTTTTTGTCGGATGAAGTTCCCGTTACAGAAGCTCCCAAATATTTTGTAATCTGAACGGCAAAATGACCAACTCCACCCGAAGCAGCATGAATCAAAACATTTTGACCTTCTTTCACTTCAGCTTTTTCGATTGCCTGTAAAGCGGTTAAGGCCGCTAAACTTGTCGCTGCAGCTTCTTCAAAACTGATATTTTTTGGCTTTAAAGCAATATGATTTTCAGAAGCAGCAACAAATTGAGCATAACCTTTTCCATGTCCGGGAAAATTGATCATTCCAAAAACTTCGTCATTCACTTTAAACATCGACGAATTGGTTTCAACGACAATTCCGGAAATATCCCAACCTAAAATCAAAGGATTTTCATCTTTTAATTTTTGAAAAGCTCCTTTACCTGAACGGGTTTTTACATCTATTGGATTGATGCTTATGGATTTTACTTCAACTAAAACTTCACCTTCTTTAATGTTCGGCTTTTCTACTTCTCTAAGCTTCAGATTTTCTGTTCCTCCTGCATTTTCTAAAATAATTGCTTTCATGTTTTGATTTTAGTTTGTGTTTAAATTTTACACTTCTGTAAACAAAATTTGCTTAAATGCTTCCGAAGCAAGATGTACCTGAACCGACCAATCATCAGCGGCATCACTTCCCGCATCGTCAGAAATATATTTTAAAGATAAAAACGGAATGTTTTCCTGCATAGCAATCAATGCCAAAGGATACGCTTCCATATCGATAACGTTGTATTCTGTGTTGATGTGGTTCATTTCAAAACTGTCACCGCTTCCACAAATTCCTTCTGGTAAATTATCCATTTTAAGCCCATTTTCCAAAACAATAGGAATTCCAGATAAAGGAGTTTCAAATTTTTTAAAACCTAAGCCTTGGGCGTCCATATCCCGCTGAATAAATTGTGTACAACAGATAACCTCTCCTTTTTTGAAACCATTTCCGCCTGCTGAACCAAGATTGACAATCAGTTTTGGTTTCTTTTCGTGAATTGCTTTTGTGAGTGCAATTGCTGCATTTACTTTTCCTATTCCGGTAATTAATTTTCGAGTGTGATCAAATACTTTTCCTGCTTCTGAATCTAATGCAAACACAAAAAGAGTTTCAGAAATCGGATAGCTCAATTCTTTATTTAATGTAATCATGAAGCTACATTATGTTAAATTGAACAACCATCTGCACCACAAGAAAGATTGTTTTGCGTATTATCTTTAAAAGGAACTACGGTTTCCTCATAAGTCTGAGTTAAAGCGTTTTTCAAAACTTCTGCAGGTTGTGCGCCAGAAACTGCATATTTTCCATTAAGAATAAAAAACGGAACACCAGAAATTCCATTATTTCTAGCTTCTAAAATATCCTGATTGATTTCGTAATCAAATTTATCTGATTCTAAAGAATTTTTAGCTTCTTCCGCATCAATTCCTAAAGAAACCGCCAAAGAAACAAGCGTATCGATGTCGCCTACATTTTTCCCATCCAGAAAATGAGCTTTGAATAGCTCCTCCTCCATTTCATTAGATTTATTATGTTTTTTCGCTAAATGAAGAAGTTTGTGAGCAGTAAAAGTATTGGTAATCAAAGCTTTTTCAAAATTAAAATCAATTCCTGAAGCCTTTCCCATTTGTATCACCTGGTTGGTCATTTGTTTAGCTTGCTCTTCAGGAAAACCTTTCTTTTCTCTGAAATATTCTGCAGTTGTTTTTGTTTCAGATGGTTCCAAAGTTGGGTCAAGCTGAAAGCTCTTCCACTCTACTTTTACTTCATCTTTGAAAGGTAAAGCTTCTAAAGCCTGTTCAACATTTTTCTTTCCAATATAGCAAAACGGACACATCACATCCGACCAGATTTCTATTTTCATTTTATTTAAAATTTACGTAAAGATAACGATTCGTTCAATGATTGTCGCGTTTTAAAAGGTGAAAAATGTATTAAGTACAATAGTTTTTTTTCATGAAATAATGTAAAAGATTATATTTGGAAACTCTAAAAAATTCACAGAATAATGATTTCAAAAAAGATAATTTCGGCTTTTCTTATTTTTTCTTTAAGTGTAAAAGTTTTTTCTCAAACCGATAAAAATTGGCAAAATAAAATAGACAGTATCATACAGATTAAAGAACCAGCCAATTTTAACGGTGTCGTTCTGATCAATAAAAACGGTAAAACTGTATATTCTAAAGCTTTCGGATTTTCGGATATTGAAAATAAAACTCCTCTGAAAATGAACAATCAGTTTGAAATCATGTCTAATACTAAACAAATTACCTCGGTTTTAGTTTTAAAAGAAGTTGAAAAAGGGAAAATTAATCTTCGCGCTCCTATCAAAAAATATTTACCAGAATTAAAGCAAACTTGGGCAGATTCTGTAACGGTTCATCAGCTTTTGAATCATACCCATGGAATTACTGATGTTGAAAAACCATTAATTTTCAAGCCTGGAACTGATTTTAAATATGGCAATCTTTCAAATAATCTTTTAGGGAAAATTGTTGAAAATGTATCAGGGAAATCGTACAGGGAATTGGCTTCAAAATTATTTAAGCAGCTAGAAATGAATGATACATTCTGCTATTCTAAAAACGATAAACGAAATCTTGTTTTTGGCTACATCAATAAAGAAAACAAGTTCACGAAAGTAGAAAACTCAATGATCAATGAAGAAAATTTACCTGCAGACGGTGTGATTACGACTGCAAAAGATTTGATCATTTGGAATGATCAACTTCATAAAGGTAAAATTTTAAGCCCGAAATCTTATCAATTAATGACCTCAGGATCTGCAAGATCACAGCATGATGTTTTTGGAAAAGAAAAAATGGGTTATGGTTACAATATCAGAATTGTCGAAGCAAATGGAATACAATATCTTGGTCACACAGGTTTAGGCGATGGTTTTTCTTCGCTGAATATTTATGTTCCAAAAGCAGATTTACATATTATTGTTTTTGAAAACCAAATGAATGATAATAGCGGTTTGTTTTATTATATTGAAAAAGTAATTAAAGATATTGTCTTTGAAAGTGAACTTGTAAAACCGTCTCTTATTCATTAATTATTGTATTTTTAAATTCAAATTAAAGCATATGAAATTTTTTAAAGTATTCTTCATTCTTTCATTTTTTTGCTTTTTATAAAGCTCAGGAACTTCCTCAAGTGAAATTGAATCAGTTTAGAAATAGTTATGCACAAGATTATAAGAACGATACCTTATCTCTCAAAATTGAAAATCCATTGTCTTGCCCTTTAAGAATTAGAGTTTTTTCGGACTATTTAAAAAGCGAACATTTAATTGATGATACTTTAAAGGTTATGGCTAATGAAAATTCTTTTGCAGAAATCAAGATTTTTGCAAAGAATATTGATATTGAAAAAATAAAATTTAATATTAATCAGGCATTTGGTGATGATCTTAAGACGATAAAAGAAAATAATCTTGCACTCCCCTTTTCTAAAGGAAAAACGTATCAAATTATGCAATCTAATAACGGAAGCTTCAGTCACAATGATGATTATTCGAGATATGCTGTAGATTTTAATATGAAAACTGGAGATACCATCACAAGTGCAGATAATGGTTTTGTCGTTGGTGTTATTAAAGATTATGAATATGGCGGAAACGATAGAAAATGGAGGGATTATGCAAACTACATTACCATTTATCACCCTGAAAGTGGACTGTTTACGCAATATGTACATTTAAAAAAAGACGGAAGTTTTGTAAAAGTCGGTGATGCTGTAAAAAGAAATCAACCTATTGGTTTGAGCGGTGCGACAGGTTTCGCTTCTGGTGAACATTTACATTTTAATGTTTTAATTCCTGAAAAAGGAAAGACTTTAAAATCGGTTCCGTTCAGTTTTGAAAATAATCTTTCTTCAGAAAGTTTAAAAAAGAATATGAAAGTAACGAACAAATAAAAATATAAGATTTATGAAAATCACCAGACACATTATCATCAGAATTTTGGCGGTAGCAATTCCCCTACTTTTGTTGTATTTTTATTCGGAAATGGCGATCGAAGCTAATCGACAAAGAGAACATCGTACTGATGTAGGTTTGGGCATTGCCTTTCTCTTCGCTTTTGTTCTGATCATTCTCTTGGTAGGTTTTATTACAGATTCTCTTATCAGGATCTATAAGGAACAATATTCTATTGCTCTGATTAACGTTCCATTTTTGCTTCTATTTTTAGTTCCTGTCTTGTATATTTCTTGTCAGTTCTCTGGTGAAGTCTTTTACTGTAAGTGTTTTAGTTAAAAAATTCTTATAAATCATAAATAATATTAAATTTTACACCAGGTTGAGATTTATCTGTATTTTCGTTTTCATAAAATTGAATATATGAAAAGACTTTTTACAATCTCAGGCATTTTTATGCTTCTTCTACTCTCTCAAAACACTTTTGCACAGGAAAAACAATCTGGAGATAAGATTGATTATAAAAGTGATGAAGTAAAACATAACACTAAAGAGAAAACAATTATTTTACAGGGAAATGTTGTTCTAAAAACAAAAAATATTTCTTTAGAAAATGCTGAACGGGTAACGATAGACGAGAAAAACAATACGGTTACTATTTACAATCCAAAAGATTTTAAAATATTGTATGCTAAAACGGTATCAAAAACTGGTGGAAGTAATAAAAATATAATCGTTTATAATACCAAAGAAGAAAGTATTATCTTCCAATAATCTATAATTCACAAATATGAAAATAAAATTATCTATTCTGCTATTATTAATTGCAGGTTTCTTTTTCGCACAATCTAATCAGTTCATTTATGAATACACATTCAAAATGGATTCTCTGAATCGCGATAAATCAGAAACTGAAAATATGGTATTGCAGACTTCTCCTAAAGGTTCCAAATTTTACAGTCAGGTAAAAGCTATTTATGATTCTACCATGACTGCAGCATTTAAAGATGCACAGGCAACACAGAAGATGCATTTTGATTTTACAAATTTGAAACAGTCTAAAGTAAGTACAGAAGTGATAAAAACTTATCCCGATTATAAAAGAACATTAAAGCGAAGTATCAGCTCAAACCGGCTTTTAATTGTTTATGATAAAAAACTAAAATGGGAAATCAGCAAAGAAAAATCAAAAGTTCTGGGTTATGATGTTCAGTTGGCAACAACTGTTTTGCACGGCAGAAAATGGAATGTTTGGTTTGCTCCCGAAATTCCGATTCAGGATGGACCACACGAGTTTTGTGGGCTCCCTGGTCTGATTGTAAAAGCCGAAGATTCTAAAGGTGACCATCAATTTACACTTATCGCAACAAAAAAAGTGACTGCTGATTCTGATGATTTGCTTAGCAAAAAAAACAGGGAAATTGTCGTAGACGAAGAAAAATTCAAAAAATTATGGAATGATTATAAGAAAGATCCTGTGAAAGATCTGCGACAAACTTCAGGTTCCTCAAGTATTTCAGCTCCTGTGACCGTTTCATCATCGATTACTTTCGATGGTAAAACATATTCACAAGATGATATGCTAAAGTTGATGGAAAAAGAAAGAAAAGATGCACTTAAAAAAACAAACAATTTTCTCGAACTCGATTTATACAGATAAAACACTCAATTTAAATATTATTTCAAACAAAACATAGGCAATTTAGTCTGTGTTTTTTGTTTTATTAATGGTTAGATTTAAAATTAATAGTTCTGAAATTCTTATTTGGTGTAAAAATAGATAGGTAACAGATAACACTTTATCTCAAATCTATAAACATCACAATATGAAATCACAAAACAGTTTAGAAAAAAGAAGCCTTCGTGGTAAAACTGTCGTCGTTACAGGAGGAACCAGCGGTGTCGGAAGAGCTGCCGTTGAAGCCTTTGCCTTTGAAGGCTGCAACATCGTTATCGCAGCAAGAGGTCAGGAAGCTTTAGACGAAACTTTAAAAATTTGTAAAGACTTAGGTGTAAATGCTATTGCAGTTTCTACCGATGTTTCGAAAGCTGAAGAGGTAGACCATCTTTTGAAAACTGCAATACAAGAATTCGGGCGAATTGATATTTGGGTAAACAATGCAGGAGTAATGGCAAGCGGAAAATTTGAAGAAATTCCGATGGAGCTTCACGAACAAGTCGTTAAAACCAATCTTTTCGGATATATGCATGGGGCATATTCGGTTTTACCGCTTTTCAAGGAACAGAATGAAGGAATTTTGATCAATAATGTTTCAATTGGCGGATTTATGCCCGCTCCTTACAGCGCAGTTTATTCGGCAACAAAATTCGGAATCCGTGGAATGATGGAATGTCTTCATGGAGAAATTTCAGATTATCCCGACATTCATATTGCCAATCTGTATCCGCAAATCCAGAGATCTACAGGAAATATGCATTCGGCAAAATTCTCAGGATTAGACTTTAAAATTCCGCCATTTGCTTCAGATCCAAGAGATACCGCAGATAAAATTGTACAGTTGGCAAAAGAACCGCAAAAGGATTTGTTTCCGGATTTTAAATCGAGAGCACTGGTCAATTTATATGAAATGTTTCCAAAAGTAATTATCAATACCGCTTCTGCAGGAATGCGATTAATGATGAAACTTAAAAATGCACCACCCGATTCCGGAAATGTACTTGAACCTTCTTCAGAACCTCATCGGATTTATGGTGAAACCATCCTTCCCGTTCCCGGAAAGAAAACCAAAATTGCATTGGTTGCCGGATTAGGTTTGGGATTAGCTTTTATGCTCTTGAAATCAAAAAAAGCAAATAATGATATTTACCTGGATGATTAATGATCAACTTCCGTCAGTTCGAGTAAAATTCTGAAAGAATTTGTATCGAGAACTATTTTAAAGCAAAAATTAAAACGAGAATCTGTAAAAGGTTCTCGTTTTTTATGATTCATATTTATTTGGAAAGCCATCACTTCGAGTAGCCGTTGCAAAAAAGCGTATCGAGAAGTTTATGTTTCATCATCAGTTCTCGATACATTTTTCTCCGCTTTGCTACGAAAAAAACTCGAACTGACGCTGGTTTGCCTTTTATGTAACCACCCAGTCAAAAATTCTTTGAATTTTCGCCACCCCTCCAAAGGAGGGGAATTTTTTTAAGATTGTTGGATATTATTTTCGGGTTTATTTAATGTAGAATTTTTTGCTGCTTTTACCAGTTCATTAAGATCTGCGTACAGCAATTTCCAATCTTGAATATCTTTCATAGCGGTGATGAGACTGAGAAAAGATTTTAAAATTTTCTCTAGATCTCTGCGAATTGCTGATGCATTTTTCATTTGTCTGAGATGGGCATTCGCTCCTGCCTGTTCTGCAAATAACAATTCGAAGGCTTCATGTTTAGACTTCATTTCATTGAAAGACGGAAGTAACGAAAGAGCGTTTAGCTTTTGAATATTTTCCGAGGTTTCAAGTTCTTCAATGAGTTTTTTCATCTGTGCGGTTTGGGAGGAATAACTCATTTTGTCAAGATTGAGACTGTACGCTTTGAAAATCTCAAATAAATCTTCGGCAAGATGATAATTGCGCATGGTTGCCATTTTCCGGTATCCGTTCAGGAAGTTTTTTAAGCTTCTGAAAGCAATATCTCTGCTTCTGTCTGCACCCGCAACATCTGCACCTTTACCACTGAATGTCTCTTTGGTGTAAACAGCATCGTAATCTGTATAATTTGTTTTGAGCTCTGTAAGAAGCGGATGATTGGTAATGACTCCATACGTACCGGAATCTGAAGTATTAATAATACGTTGGGTAAGTGTAGCCAAGTCTTTTGTACTCAGCCTTGTGAGTGAAATTTTCATAATCAAGTGTGTTTTTGTTAGAAATTATCTAAATATTTCAAGCATGAAGATAATCATTTTTTCATTTGAGTAAAACAATTGGTTTAAACTTTTTTGTAATGTGACGAAGAGTTTATTTTGGTAGATTAAATATTCTGTAGTTGTTCAGAGAGTTTAATCTATAGGTTTAGAGGTTTTGTAAAAGCACAGAAGGTTTGATCTAATGATTTGAACTTTCTGTAGGTTGTGTTTTTGTGACTTCTGTCAAAAAAATTAAGGAGAGATTAGAAAATCAGTGTTTTTGAGAGTTTGAATTTGAAAAATCTTATTTTGAGGATTATGGAAAACCGTAAGGATTAAACTTATAAACAGTTTACTTTACTTTATTAACCCAAAATTAGTTATTATGAGCACAAAAATTAAGGCAATTAAACCTGGCCCTAAACCTGATAAAGCAGATGGTACGCCAGACAAAAGACGACGCGTAACACCTGAAACAAAACCAAAGCATCCTGCTTTAAAACCTCATATCCATAAACCAGGAGATTCTAAATAAGTTTTATTTTAAAATATTTAATTTCATCTCAATTATTTATATTTTTGAAGTATAAAAACTAATAATGAGTAAAACATTTGGTAATATCAAAGGAACTTTTGAAGGAGATATTTTTGAAAGTAGAAGTGCTCTATCTATGGCAAATATTCATAGACCATTACAAGCTGGAATTAGTGGAACTGAAAAGGAAGGAGCTGACTCAATTGTACTTTCCGGAGGTTATGAAGATGATGAGGATAATGGAGATATTATTATATATACTGGACATGGCGGTAGAAGTAATGAATCCAAATTCCAAGTAGCCGATCAAACGTTAACGAAAGGAAATAAAGCTTTAGCAATTTCTTGTGAAAGAAAATTGCCCATAAGAGTGTCAAGGGGTGCTAGTAAAAATTCAAGTTTTGCCCCTAATAGTGGTTATCGATATGATGGATTATTTCTAATAACTGAATATTGGCGTGAAAAAGGAAGAAGTGGATTTAATGTTTGGAGATTCAGATTAGAAAAAATAATAAATGAAAAATATTCTCAAGAAGCAAGACCAATACAAATAATAAAAGAACCTGAATCAAACTATACTAATACGAGTAGAAAAGAATATGTGATTAAGAAAATAATTAGAGAAACAAAAACAGCTCAATTTATAAAACAACTTTACAATGATACTTGTCAAATTTGTGGAACCCAGATCAAAAGTCCTGTTTCAACGTATTCTGAAGCTGCACATATAAAATCTTTAGGAAAGCCTCATAATGGTCCAGATACTAAAGAGAATATTATTTGTTTATGTCCAAATCATCATAAAATGTTTGATTTGGGCATTATTTCTATAGATGATAATTTTAATATTTTAGGATTAGAAAATGAAAAATTAACAATAAATCCTAAACATAAAATTGATTTAGATTTAATTAAATATCATAGAGAACATCATTATAAAAAATAGCATTCTAAATATCAAAAAAAAACCTGCTTCAAAGCAGGTTTTTCCATATATAAAATTAAAAATATTAATGTCCAGATTTTGCATCCGCATCCTGTTTCACATGGCTTAAATATTTAGTACAATAAGCACCAAAAATTAAGATGG
Coding sequences within it:
- a CDS encoding MutS-related protein, whose product is MFDVYSSIAKGIKNVLQELKTKNCFVVFDEIFNGTNINDAAKITVDTIDGLSKYKNSMFVFSTHLNLIENYLVNNKNIMLLNLESYLTDNELTFTYKLKEGWSKLEIGKILFDKYGLNDLLKQH
- a CDS encoding YDG/SRA domain-containing protein; this translates as MSKTFGNIKGTFEGDIFESRSALSMANIHRPLQAGISGTEKEGADSIVLSGGYEDDEDNGDIIIYTGHGGRSNESKFQVADQTLTKGNKALAISCERKLPIRVSRGASKNSSFAPNSGYRYDGLFLITEYWREKGRSGFNVWRFRLEKIINEKYSQEARPIQIIKEPESNYTNTSRKEYVIKKIIRETKTAQFIKQLYNDTCQICGTQIKSPVSTYSEAAHIKSLGKPHNGPDTKENIICLCPNHHKMFDLGIISIDDNFNILGLENEKLTINPKHKIDLDLIKYHREHHYKK
- a CDS encoding GLPGLI family protein, whose translation is MKIKLSILLLLIAGFFFAQSNQFIYEYTFKMDSLNRDKSETENMVLQTSPKGSKFYSQVKAIYDSTMTAAFKDAQATQKMHFDFTNLKQSKVSTEVIKTYPDYKRTLKRSISSNRLLIVYDKKLKWEISKEKSKVLGYDVQLATTVLHGRKWNVWFAPEIPIQDGPHEFCGLPGLIVKAEDSKGDHQFTLIATKKVTADSDDLLSKKNREIVVDEEKFKKLWNDYKKDPVKDLRQTSGSSSISAPVTVSSSITFDGKTYSQDDMLKLMEKERKDALKKTNNFLELDLYR
- a CDS encoding serine hydrolase domain-containing protein, whose amino-acid sequence is MISKKIISAFLIFSLSVKVFSQTDKNWQNKIDSIIQIKEPANFNGVVLINKNGKTVYSKAFGFSDIENKTPLKMNNQFEIMSNTKQITSVLVLKEVEKGKINLRAPIKKYLPELKQTWADSVTVHQLLNHTHGITDVEKPLIFKPGTDFKYGNLSNNLLGKIVENVSGKSYRELASKLFKQLEMNDTFCYSKNDKRNLVFGYINKENKFTKVENSMINEENLPADGVITTAKDLIIWNDQLHKGKILSPKSYQLMTSGSARSQHDVFGKEKMGYGYNIRIVEANGIQYLGHTGLGDGFSSLNIYVPKADLHIIVFENQMNDNSGLFYYIEKVIKDIVFESELVKPSLIH
- a CDS encoding nucleosidase, whose protein sequence is MITLNKELSYPISETLFVFALDSEAGKVFDHTRKLITGIGKVNAAIALTKAIHEKKPKLIVNLGSAGGNGFKKGEVICCTQFIQRDMDAQGLGFKKFETPLSGIPIVLENGLKMDNLPEGICGSGDSFEMNHINTEYNVIDMEAYPLALIAMQENIPFLSLKYISDDAGSDAADDWSVQVHLASEAFKQILFTEV
- a CDS encoding M23 family metallopeptidase; translation: MKLNQFRNSYAQDYKNDTLSLKIENPLSCPLRIRVFSDYLKSEHLIDDTLKVMANENSFAEIKIFAKNIDIEKIKFNINQAFGDDLKTIKENNLALPFSKGKTYQIMQSNNGSFSHNDDYSRYAVDFNMKTGDTITSADNGFVVGVIKDYEYGGNDRKWRDYANYITIYHPESGLFTQYVHLKKDGSFVKVGDAVKRNQPIGLSGATGFASGEHLHFNVLIPEKGKTLKSVPFSFENNLSSESLKKNMKVTNK
- a CDS encoding NADP-dependent oxidoreductase — encoded protein: MKAIILENAGGTENLKLREVEKPNIKEGEVLVEVKSISINPIDVKTRSGKGAFQKLKDENPLILGWDISGIVVETNSSMFKVNDEVFGMINFPGHGKGYAQFVAASENHIALKPKNISFEEAAATSLAALTALQAIEKAEVKEGQNVLIHAASGGVGHFAVQITKYLGASVTGTSSDKNREFVLSLGADQHIDYKNYDWENSEEKFDFILDTIGGENIDHSVKVLKEGGIIISIPSGLNDDIEEKAASVKGKGFKMMVQSDGNDMKKLAELLEKGFTRPHIYKAYHLDEMSNAHEELEKGRTVGKIVINF
- a CDS encoding DsbA family oxidoreductase, yielding MKIEIWSDVMCPFCYIGKKNVEQALEALPFKDEVKVEWKSFQLDPTLEPSETKTTAEYFREKKGFPEEQAKQMTNQVIQMGKASGIDFNFEKALITNTFTAHKLLHLAKKHNKSNEMEEELFKAHFLDGKNVGDIDTLVSLAVSLGIDAEEAKNSLESDKFDYEINQDILEARNNGISGVPFFILNGKYAVSGAQPAEVLKNALTQTYEETVVPFKDNTQNNLSCGADGCSI
- a CDS encoding SDR family NAD(P)-dependent oxidoreductase, yielding MKSQNSLEKRSLRGKTVVVTGGTSGVGRAAVEAFAFEGCNIVIAARGQEALDETLKICKDLGVNAIAVSTDVSKAEEVDHLLKTAIQEFGRIDIWVNNAGVMASGKFEEIPMELHEQVVKTNLFGYMHGAYSVLPLFKEQNEGILINNVSIGGFMPAPYSAVYSATKFGIRGMMECLHGEISDYPDIHIANLYPQIQRSTGNMHSAKFSGLDFKIPPFASDPRDTADKIVQLAKEPQKDLFPDFKSRALVNLYEMFPKVIINTASAGMRLMMKLKNAPPDSGNVLEPSSEPHRIYGETILPVPGKKTKIALVAGLGLGLAFMLLKSKKANNDIYLDD
- a CDS encoding LptA/OstA family protein, yielding MKRLFTISGIFMLLLLSQNTFAQEKQSGDKIDYKSDEVKHNTKEKTIILQGNVVLKTKNISLENAERVTIDEKNNTVTIYNPKDFKILYAKTVSKTGGSNKNIIVYNTKEESIIFQ
- a CDS encoding DUF6261 family protein, producing MKISLTRLSTKDLATLTQRIINTSDSGTYGVITNHPLLTELKTNYTDYDAVYTKETFSGKGADVAGADRSRDIAFRSLKNFLNGYRKMATMRNYHLAEDLFEIFKAYSLNLDKMSYSSQTAQMKKLIEELETSENIQKLNALSLLPSFNEMKSKHEAFELLFAEQAGANAHLRQMKNASAIRRDLEKILKSFLSLITAMKDIQDWKLLYADLNELVKAAKNSTLNKPENNIQQS